GAAGGAAGTCCAGAGGGAACGAACAGCGCCTACGTCCTCCCGGACCGCGGCGTTCTCATCGACCCGGGCCCGCCGGCCGACGGGGCGTGGGACCGTCTCGTCTCCGGCATCGGTGAGGCCGGCCTCGAACTCGCGGACGTGTCGTCCGTTCTCGTCACCCACTGGCACGCCGACCACGCCGGACTCGCACCACGACTCTGTGAGGCGAGCGGCGCGACGCTCTACATGCACGAGGACGATGCACCGTTCGTCGCAGACTACGCGACGGCGAGAGCGAATCGAGTGAGGCGAGACGCGCGGCGACTGACCGAATGGGGCGTCCCCGAGGAAACCGTCGACGCGGTAGTCGAAGGAGATAGACCGTCTCCGATGCCCGAAGAGTATCCGGTGGAAGCACTCACCGACGGCGACGCCGTCGCGGGGGTCGAAACGGTTCACACGCCCGGACACACGCTCGGTCACGCCGCATTCGTCGCAAACGGTGAGGAAGGCAGCGGCGATTCGCTGTTCGTCGGTGACGCGGTGTTGCCCACCTACACTCCGAACGTCGACGGCAGCGACACCCGCGTCGACGACGCGCTTCAGACGTACCGAGAGACGTTAATTCGACTCCGAGAGCACGCCAAGACGTCGAATCTACCGGAGACGGCGTACCCGGGCCACGGGTCCCTACTATCGCTCGTCTCGCGCATCGACGAGATTCTATCACATCACGAGACGCGGACGGAGCGGATGTACGACTGCGTCGAGGAACACGGTCCGCTCACCCCGTGGCAGGTTGCCACCCACCTGTTTGGCGAGATGCAGGGAATCCACGTGAAGATGGGCGCCGGTGAGGCGGCCGCACACCTCTCGACGTTGGCGTCGACTGGACGCATCGAGCGGATGGGCGAGGAACGTGTCGTCTACGCGGTCGA
The sequence above is drawn from the Haloprofundus salinisoli genome and encodes:
- a CDS encoding MBL fold metallo-hydrolase; this encodes MSRTRRIEVSEGSPEGTNSAYVLPDRGVLIDPGPPADGAWDRLVSGIGEAGLELADVSSVLVTHWHADHAGLAPRLCEASGATLYMHEDDAPFVADYATARANRVRRDARRLTEWGVPEETVDAVVEGDRPSPMPEEYPVEALTDGDAVAGVETVHTPGHTLGHAAFVANGEEGSGDSLFVGDAVLPTYTPNVDGSDTRVDDALQTYRETLIRLREHAKTSNLPETAYPGHGSLLSLVSRIDEILSHHETRTERMYDCVEEHGPLTPWQVATHLFGEMQGIHVKMGAGEAAAHLSTLASTGRIERMGEERVVYAVES